One Undibacter mobilis genomic region harbors:
- a CDS encoding S10 family peptidase: MAFMLALLIGASAAVAQPAAETAKERPEARREAAAGGILKLLPADAITQHSIATPQGKIDYTATAGTLPFYDQSGSQSAAVYYTAYVAKNAGPNRPLTFAFNGGPGAASAYLHMGVVGPRILELGPDGHDAARAELRDNPATWLAFTDLVLIDPVGTGWSRATKSEDAKHFWGVRSDADAMAKAIALYVARNNRGGSPKYLLGESYGGFRAVKTARALLREQGLAVSGLVLVSPLLEGWLTFGDDTSALRAALQLPSLAAAELEHKKAFTPQAQAAAEKFAMTDYLVTLAGKRPEGDAAKSFYGRVAAMTGVPEGTITSARGFINDFVKTIRAGKIVSRYDADYAVDDPNPERRSARGPDPILDGVSRAYGGGFADYARNELGFKTEMTYTLLANDISGNWDWGNGGRFAATSDDDIRTLLAFSPSFRLMVVHGYADMVTPYGMSRYVLDHLPPIGPSGRVQFKLYRGGHMFYIAADQRKAFSTDAAAFYRAAE; this comes from the coding sequence ATCGCTTTCATGCTGGCGCTGCTGATCGGCGCTTCCGCCGCCGTCGCACAACCTGCCGCCGAGACGGCGAAAGAACGTCCCGAGGCCCGCCGCGAAGCCGCCGCCGGCGGCATTCTCAAGCTGCTGCCGGCCGACGCGATCACGCAGCATTCCATCGCCACGCCGCAGGGCAAGATCGACTACACCGCAACCGCGGGCACGCTGCCGTTCTATGACCAGTCCGGCAGCCAGAGTGCGGCGGTGTATTACACTGCCTATGTCGCCAAAAATGCCGGCCCGAACCGGCCGCTGACCTTCGCCTTCAATGGCGGGCCGGGCGCCGCGTCGGCCTATCTGCACATGGGCGTGGTCGGGCCGCGCATTCTCGAACTCGGCCCCGATGGTCATGACGCCGCGCGCGCCGAACTGCGCGACAATCCGGCGACGTGGCTTGCCTTCACCGATCTGGTGCTGATCGATCCCGTCGGCACCGGCTGGAGCCGCGCCACCAAGAGCGAAGACGCCAAGCATTTCTGGGGCGTGCGCAGCGACGCCGACGCCATGGCGAAAGCGATCGCGCTTTATGTCGCACGCAACAACCGCGGCGGCTCGCCGAAATATCTGCTCGGCGAAAGCTATGGCGGTTTCCGCGCCGTGAAGACGGCACGCGCCCTGCTGCGCGAGCAAGGCCTCGCCGTGAGCGGCCTCGTTCTCGTCTCGCCCTTGCTCGAAGGCTGGCTGACCTTCGGCGACGACACCTCGGCACTACGCGCCGCCTTGCAACTGCCGTCGCTCGCCGCCGCCGAACTCGAGCACAAGAAAGCCTTCACGCCGCAAGCTCAGGCCGCGGCGGAAAAATTCGCCATGACGGATTATCTCGTTACGCTCGCCGGCAAACGGCCGGAGGGCGATGCCGCCAAATCCTTCTATGGCCGCGTCGCCGCCATGACCGGCGTGCCGGAAGGCACGATCACGAGTGCGCGCGGCTTCATCAACGATTTCGTCAAGACCATCCGCGCCGGCAAGATCGTCAGCCGCTACGACGCCGATTATGCCGTCGACGATCCGAACCCGGAGCGCCGCTCCGCGCGCGGACCGGACCCGATTCTCGATGGCGTGTCGCGCGCCTATGGCGGCGGCTTTGCCGATTACGCCCGCAACGAACTCGGCTTCAAGACCGAGATGACCTATACGCTGCTCGCCAATGACATCAGCGGCAACTGGGACTGGGGCAATGGCGGCCGTTTCGCCGCGACCTCGGACGACGACATCCGCACCTTGCTGGCGTTCAGCCCGTCGTTCCGGCTAATGGTGGTCCATGGCTATGCCGACATGGTCACGCCCTACGGCATGTCGCGTTATGTGCTCGACCATCTGCCGCCGATCGGCCCATCCGGCCGCGTCCAGTTCAAGCTCTATCGCGGCGGTCACATGTTCTATATCGCCGCCGACCAGCGCAAAGCCTTCTCGACCGACGCCGCCGCCTTCTATCGCGCGGCGGAATAG
- the infA gene encoding translation initiation factor IF-1, translated as MPKEEMLEFDGTVTEVLPDGNFRVKLDNEHEVLAYTAGKMRKFRIRTGVGDRVIVEMSPYDLQRGRISFRHKGDAPAPSPQQRRPNFRRR; from the coding sequence ATGCCGAAAGAAGAAATGCTGGAGTTCGACGGGACGGTGACCGAAGTGTTGCCGGACGGCAATTTCCGGGTGAAGCTCGATAACGAGCACGAGGTGCTGGCCTACACCGCCGGCAAGATGCGCAAATTCCGCATCCGCACCGGTGTCGGCGACCGTGTCATCGTGGAAATGTCGCCCTACGACCTGCAGCGTGGCCGCATCAGTTTCCGACATAAGGGCGACGCACCCGCGCCATCGCCGCAACAGCGCCGGCCGAATTTCCGCCGCCGTTAG
- the uraD gene encoding 2-oxo-4-hydroxy-4-carboxy-5-ureidoimidazoline decarboxylase encodes MMAITLDQLNAMSAADFTAALADIYEHSPWVAEAAAKQRPFATLSALHEAMVAAVRAAPAEARQKLITAHPDLAGKAARAGALTPDSTREQLSAGLDRLSEADYARFHQLNDAYKAKFGIPFIVCVRRHTRDSILAEFERRLAQGGTAETDTALGEIFRIGALRLDQRVSAPDALPISGRLSTHVLDTHSGRPAEGVAIELWELSHDGAERLIVTTATNRDGRTDAPLIGGRPIPKGVYELRFFIGAYFRHRGVALPDPPFLDVVPIRFGVAEPEGHYHVPISASPWAYGTYRGS; translated from the coding sequence GTGATGGCGATAACGCTCGACCAACTCAACGCCATGAGCGCCGCCGATTTCACCGCGGCGCTGGCGGACATTTACGAGCATTCGCCCTGGGTCGCCGAAGCCGCGGCCAAGCAACGGCCGTTCGCGACGCTTTCCGCGCTTCATGAAGCAATGGTCGCCGCGGTGCGGGCCGCGCCGGCCGAGGCGCGACAGAAGCTGATCACGGCGCATCCCGATCTCGCCGGCAAGGCGGCGCGCGCCGGCGCGCTGACGCCGGACTCGACACGCGAGCAGCTCAGCGCCGGGCTCGACCGCCTGAGCGAAGCCGACTACGCGCGCTTCCATCAGCTCAACGATGCCTACAAGGCCAAATTCGGCATTCCGTTCATCGTCTGCGTGCGCCGGCACACCCGAGATTCGATCCTCGCCGAATTCGAGCGCCGTCTCGCCCAAGGTGGCACCGCCGAAACCGACACCGCGCTCGGCGAAATCTTCCGCATCGGTGCGCTGCGCCTCGACCAGCGCGTCAGCGCCCCGGACGCATTGCCGATCTCGGGGCGCCTCTCCACCCATGTGCTCGACACCCACAGCGGCCGGCCGGCCGAGGGTGTCGCGATAGAATTGTGGGAGTTGTCGCACGACGGCGCCGAGCGCCTCATCGTCACGACAGCGACCAACCGGGACGGCCGCACCGACGCCCCCTTGATCGGCGGGCGGCCGATCCCGAAAGGCGTCTACGAACTGCGCTTTTTCATCGGCGCTTATTTCAGACACCGAGGCGTGGCGCTGCCTGACCCGCCATTCCTTGACGTGGTGCCGATCCGCTTTGGCGTCGCCGAGCCGGAGGGGCATTACCACGTTCCGATCTCGGCCTCGCCCTGGGCCTACGGAACCTACCGAGGCAGCTGA
- a CDS encoding DEAD/DEAH box helicase — protein sequence MTNFNDFGLAEPILRALAEEKYETPTPIQAQTIPAAMTGRDIVGIAQTGTGKTASFALPILNHIVNNRMRPAQKAARVLVLSPTRELSGQIADSFRTYGRHIRPLTVELAIGGVPINRQSRGMARGAEVLVATPGRLLDLVQQRSVVLDQVEILVLDEADRMLDMGFIRDIKKIVQMLPQKRQTLFFSATMPKEITQLAESMLKNPERVSVTPESTTVERIVQRVILTEKSAKPGLLVEVIKSETIDRVLVFTRTKHGADKVVRQLESAGLPSAAIHGNKSQNQRERVLAQFRDGSLRILIATDIAARGIDVDGISHVVNYDLPNIPESYVHRIGRTARAGRDGVAISFCDHEENGFLRDIERTIRIKIPSEDKRTGRAPSRAEPAPHHHANSRNGERNRRGGNGQNRGRNGQGHGGQGQGRDEQRAKGHPNGGHQNGHRNGNRQVAAAGGGQGGEDIGAMKFMQRGPNRPRGHAPR from the coding sequence TTGACTAACTTCAACGACTTCGGCCTTGCCGAACCGATTCTTCGCGCCCTTGCCGAAGAGAAATACGAAACCCCCACCCCGATCCAGGCCCAGACCATCCCCGCCGCCATGACAGGCCGCGACATCGTTGGTATTGCCCAGACCGGCACCGGCAAGACCGCATCATTTGCGCTGCCGATCCTCAACCACATCGTCAACAACCGCATGCGCCCGGCGCAGAAGGCCGCCCGCGTGCTGGTCCTGTCGCCGACGCGCGAACTGTCCGGCCAGATTGCCGACAGCTTCCGCACCTATGGCCGGCACATCCGCCCGCTGACGGTCGAACTCGCCATTGGCGGCGTGCCGATCAACCGGCAGTCCCGCGGCATGGCGCGCGGCGCCGAAGTGCTGGTGGCGACGCCGGGCCGTCTGCTCGATCTCGTTCAGCAGCGTTCGGTGGTGCTCGATCAGGTTGAAATCCTGGTGCTCGACGAAGCCGACCGCATGCTCGACATGGGCTTCATCCGCGACATCAAGAAGATCGTGCAGATGCTGCCGCAAAAGCGTCAGACGCTGTTCTTCTCGGCCACCATGCCGAAGGAAATCACCCAGCTCGCCGAATCCATGCTCAAGAATCCCGAGCGTGTATCGGTGACGCCGGAATCGACCACCGTCGAGCGCATCGTGCAGCGCGTGATCCTCACCGAAAAGTCGGCGAAGCCCGGCCTGCTGGTCGAGGTCATCAAGTCCGAGACCATCGACCGCGTGCTGGTGTTCACCCGCACCAAGCACGGCGCTGACAAGGTCGTGCGTCAGCTCGAAAGCGCCGGTCTGCCTTCGGCCGCGATCCACGGCAACAAGTCGCAGAACCAGCGCGAGCGCGTGCTCGCCCAGTTCCGTGACGGCTCGCTGCGCATCCTGATCGCGACCGACATCGCCGCGCGCGGCATCGACGTCGACGGCATCAGCCATGTCGTCAATTACGATCTGCCGAACATTCCGGAATCCTACGTGCATCGCATCGGCCGCACCGCGCGCGCCGGCCGCGACGGCGTCGCGATCTCGTTCTGCGATCATGAAGAGAACGGCTTCCTGCGCGACATCGAGCGCACGATCCGCATCAAGATCCCGTCGGAAGACAAGCGCACCGGCAGGGCACCCAGCCGGGCCGAGCCGGCGCCCCATCATCATGCCAACAGCCGCAACGGTGAACGCAACCGCCGCGGCGGCAACGGCCAGAACCGTGGCCGCAACGGCCAGGGCCATGGCGGCCAAGGCCAGGGTCGTGACGAACAGCGCGCCAAAGGCCATCCCAATGGCGGCCACCAGAACGGCCATCGCAATGGCAACCGCCAGGTCGCGGCCGCCGGCGGCGGTCAGGGCGGCGAGGACATCGGCGCGATGAAGTTCATGCAACGAGGTCCGAACCGGCCCCGCGGCCACGCCCCGCGCTAA
- a CDS encoding ABC transporter permease, whose protein sequence is MQLVLEKRAERSAFIALASPVLAIALTLVTMSVFFLILGKNPVTALYVYFIEPLTDSYTLMEIAVKASPLIMIAIGLSLCYLANVWNIGAEGQFLIGAVTGSYLAVVTNGTGAGPWVLPAMLVMGALGGALWAMIPALCKTRFGANEILVSLMLVYVADLILDYLVRGPWRDPKGMNFPTTASFDPVATVPVIMDGGRLHAGVILTVLVVIAAAVMLGRSIKGFEIRVVGAAPRAARFAGFSSEKLVIFTFAVSGALAGLAGIIEVAGPVGVLQPGISPGYGFTAIIVAFLGRLNPVGILVAGLFLALTFIGGEGAQISMKVPLDLTKVFQGMLLFYVLACDSLILYRIRLLTTKQKAA, encoded by the coding sequence ATGCAGCTGGTGCTTGAGAAGCGCGCCGAACGCTCGGCCTTCATCGCGCTCGCCTCACCCGTGCTGGCGATCGCGCTCACGCTGGTGACGATGTCGGTCTTCTTCCTGATCCTGGGCAAGAACCCCGTCACCGCGCTCTATGTCTATTTCATCGAGCCGCTGACCGACTCCTACACGTTGATGGAAATCGCGGTGAAGGCCTCACCGCTGATCATGATCGCGATCGGGCTCTCGCTCTGTTATCTCGCCAATGTCTGGAATATCGGCGCCGAAGGCCAGTTCCTGATCGGCGCGGTCACCGGCAGCTATCTGGCTGTCGTCACCAATGGCACCGGCGCCGGGCCATGGGTGTTGCCGGCGATGCTGGTGATGGGTGCGCTCGGCGGCGCGCTGTGGGCGATGATCCCGGCCTTATGCAAGACCCGCTTCGGCGCCAACGAAATTCTGGTTTCGCTGATGCTGGTCTATGTCGCCGATCTCATTCTCGATTATCTGGTGCGCGGACCGTGGCGTGATCCCAAGGGCATGAACTTCCCGACCACCGCCTCATTCGATCCGGTCGCCACCGTGCCGGTGATCATGGACGGCGGGCGCCTCCATGCCGGCGTCATCCTCACCGTGCTGGTGGTGATCGCCGCGGCCGTCATGCTCGGGCGCAGCATCAAGGGCTTTGAAATCCGCGTCGTTGGCGCGGCGCCGCGCGCGGCGCGCTTTGCCGGTTTTTCCTCCGAGAAGCTGGTGATTTTCACCTTCGCCGTATCCGGCGCGCTCGCAGGCCTTGCCGGCATCATCGAAGTCGCCGGTCCCGTCGGCGTGCTGCAGCCGGGCATTTCGCCCGGTTACGGATTCACCGCGATCATCGTCGCCTTCCTCGGCCGCCTCAATCCGGTCGGTATTCTCGTCGCCGGCCTGTTCCTCGCGCTGACCTTCATCGGCGGCGAAGGCGCGCAGATCTCGATGAAGGTGCCGCTCGACCTGACCAAGGTGTTTCAGGGCATGTTGCTGTTCTATGTGCTCGCCTGCGACAGCCTGATTCTCTATCGCATCCGCCTGCTGACCACGAAACAGAAGGCCGCGTGA
- a CDS encoding urate hydroxylase PuuD, translating to MDFTLVASELLSATVRWLHVVAGIAWIGSSFYFIHLDLSLKKRAGLPDGVKGDAWQVHGGGFYQMIKFLVAPSKMPDELTWFKWEAYTTWLSGFALLVLVYYMQADLFLIDKSVLNMSAPMAAAIAFGSLVASWLVYEALCRSPLGKHEVALALVGYVYLVALTYGFTHVFSGRGAFTQIGALIGTIMVANVFAVIMPNQRKTVAALIAGEKPNPLWGELGKQRSVHNNYLTLPVVFLMLSNHHPLLFATKYNWIIVAIVLVVGPVIRHFFNARHEGKDSPWWTWFVAAFAMMLVLWLSTNGPKDGKAGALPATPTFAQVNEIVMSRCSMCHTAEPVWTGIGEAPKAIHLDTAEAIKLHAKLIALQAGYASAMPPGNVTEMTPEERQVIAAWYAAGAPGE from the coding sequence GTGGACTTCACTCTCGTCGCATCCGAACTGCTGAGCGCCACGGTGCGCTGGCTGCACGTCGTCGCCGGTATCGCCTGGATCGGCTCGTCGTTTTATTTCATCCACCTCGACCTCAGCCTGAAGAAGCGCGCCGGCCTGCCCGACGGCGTCAAGGGCGATGCCTGGCAAGTGCATGGCGGCGGCTTCTACCAGATGATCAAGTTTCTGGTGGCGCCGTCGAAAATGCCGGACGAACTGACCTGGTTCAAATGGGAAGCCTATACGACCTGGCTGTCCGGCTTCGCGCTGCTGGTGCTGGTCTATTACATGCAGGCCGACCTGTTCCTCATCGACAAGTCGGTGCTGAACATGAGCGCGCCGATGGCGGCGGCCATCGCGTTCGGAAGTCTGGTGGCAAGCTGGCTGGTTTATGAGGCGCTGTGCCGCTCGCCGCTCGGCAAGCATGAGGTGGCGCTGGCGCTGGTCGGTTATGTCTATCTCGTCGCGCTGACTTACGGCTTCACCCATGTGTTCAGCGGCCGCGGCGCCTTCACCCAGATCGGCGCGCTGATCGGCACCATCATGGTGGCGAACGTGTTCGCCGTCATCATGCCGAACCAGCGCAAGACGGTGGCGGCGCTGATCGCCGGCGAAAAGCCGAACCCGCTGTGGGGCGAACTCGGCAAGCAGCGCTCGGTGCACAACAACTACCTGACGCTGCCGGTCGTGTTCCTGATGCTGAGCAATCACCATCCGCTGCTGTTCGCGACCAAATACAACTGGATCATCGTCGCCATCGTGCTGGTGGTCGGCCCGGTGATCCGCCACTTCTTCAACGCGCGGCACGAGGGCAAGGACAGTCCGTGGTGGACCTGGTTCGTCGCCGCTTTCGCCATGATGCTGGTGCTGTGGCTCTCGACCAACGGACCCAAAGACGGCAAGGCCGGCGCGCTGCCGGCGACGCCGACATTCGCGCAGGTCAATGAAATCGTGATGTCCCGCTGCAGCATGTGCCACACCGCCGAACCGGTCTGGACCGGTATCGGCGAGGCCCCCAAGGCCATCCATCTCGACACCGCTGAAGCGATCAAATTGCACGCCAAGCTGATTGCGTTGCAGGCCGGCTACGCCAGCGCCATGCCGCCGGGCAATGTGACCGAGATGACGCCGGAAGAACGGCAGGTGATCGCAGCGTGGTATGCGGCGGGAGCGCCGGGCGAGTGA
- a CDS encoding CaiB/BaiF CoA transferase family protein, with protein MPFPRASSALSRFTILDLTRVRSGPTCVRQLADWGANVIKIETPPHLEKGEGPGGPRENGDFQNLHRNKRSITLDLKSPKGLAAFKRLVEKADVVVENFRPDVKGRLGIDYESLKAINKRIVLASISGFGQDGPYRDRPGFDQIAQGMGGLMSITGEPGRGPMRVGIPIADLCAGLFCALGIQTALLEREVSGEGQWVQTSLLQAQVFMLDFQAARWLQQGEVAGQAGNDHPTTIPTGVFKTADGHINIAVAGHVIWERFCKALGAPELLDNPDFKTNTLRSKNRKAVNDAIGAKTVHKTSAEWIALFEKAGVPSGPINSIDQVFADEQVKHLKLAQDGIKPNGETQTFVGQPVGLSRTPSRIAATPPSQGEHTDEVFREFGFADDEIAALHDAKAV; from the coding sequence ATGCCGTTTCCCCGGGCGTCTTCCGCCCTGTCCCGATTCACCATTCTCGACCTCACCCGCGTCCGTTCGGGGCCAACCTGCGTGCGGCAGCTCGCCGACTGGGGTGCCAATGTCATCAAGATCGAGACGCCGCCGCACCTGGAAAAGGGCGAAGGGCCCGGCGGCCCGCGCGAGAATGGCGACTTCCAGAACCTCCATCGCAACAAACGCAGCATCACGCTCGATTTGAAATCGCCGAAGGGTCTCGCGGCCTTCAAGCGCCTCGTCGAAAAGGCCGATGTCGTGGTCGAGAACTTCCGGCCCGACGTGAAGGGCCGCCTCGGCATCGACTACGAGTCATTGAAGGCGATCAACAAGCGCATCGTGCTCGCCAGCATTTCCGGCTTCGGTCAGGACGGGCCTTATCGCGATCGTCCCGGCTTCGATCAGATTGCGCAAGGCATGGGCGGCTTGATGTCTATTACCGGCGAGCCCGGTCGCGGTCCGATGCGTGTCGGCATTCCGATCGCCGATCTGTGCGCCGGCCTGTTCTGCGCGCTCGGCATCCAGACCGCGCTGCTCGAACGCGAAGTGTCCGGCGAGGGCCAGTGGGTGCAGACGTCGTTGCTGCAGGCACAGGTCTTCATGCTCGACTTCCAGGCGGCGCGCTGGCTGCAACAAGGTGAAGTCGCCGGTCAGGCCGGCAACGATCATCCGACCACGATTCCGACCGGCGTGTTCAAGACTGCGGACGGTCACATCAACATCGCCGTCGCCGGTCATGTGATCTGGGAACGTTTCTGCAAGGCTCTCGGCGCGCCGGAGCTGCTCGACAATCCCGACTTCAAGACCAACACCTTGCGCTCGAAGAATCGAAAAGCGGTCAACGACGCGATCGGCGCGAAGACGGTCCACAAGACCAGCGCCGAATGGATCGCGCTGTTCGAAAAGGCGGGCGTGCCCTCCGGGCCGATCAATTCGATCGACCAGGTGTTCGCCGACGAGCAGGTCAAGCATCTCAAGCTCGCGCAGGACGGCATCAAGCCGAACGGCGAGACCCAGACATTCGTTGGCCAACCGGTTGGTCTGTCGCGCACGCCGAGCCGCATCGCCGCCACGCCGCCGAGCCAGGGCGAGCATACCGACGAGGTGTTCAGGGAATTCGGCTTTGCCGACGATGAAATCGCCGCGCTGCACGATGCCAAGGCGGTGTAG
- a CDS encoding ABC transporter ATP-binding protein, with protein MTDQGPANPSARAPLLQAIGITKRYGTFLANDDVSIDLYPGEIHALLGENGAGKSTLVKTMYGLIQPSAGELRWLGEKIELSGPSDARARGIAMVFQHFSLFDNLTVAENVALGLDGKETFAAMSARLAQVSRDYGLPLDPRREVWRLSVGERQRIEIVRALMQNPKLLILDEPTAVLTPQEADLLFTVLDRLKGEGRALLYISHKLDEVKRLCDTATILRGGKKIATCNPRSETAASMARMMVGAEIGEVKATTARAVTIPRLLIRDLSMAPDDPHGTYLRNISLEVFGGEILGIAGVAGNGQDEFFSALSGERLAPYEDNVIIDGEAAGNLSVTQRRKLGAAFVPEERLGHGTAPRMKLSENALLTGHAASHMVNHGFIDRPATLKAVDTTTKTFDVRKAKRDPEAASLSGGNLQKFIVGREILREPGVLVVSQPTWGVDAGAAAVIRQALVDLSGRGSAVLVISQDLDELAEISDRIAVMFHGTLSEPVVAANATREKLGLLMGGAAPETATVEEVSHAAGA; from the coding sequence ATGACGGATCAGGGGCCGGCCAATCCTTCCGCGCGCGCGCCGCTGCTCCAGGCCATTGGCATCACCAAGCGTTACGGCACCTTCCTCGCCAACGACGACGTCTCCATCGACCTCTATCCAGGTGAAATCCACGCGCTGCTTGGCGAAAACGGCGCCGGCAAATCGACGCTGGTGAAGACGATGTACGGCCTGATCCAGCCGAGCGCCGGCGAGCTGCGCTGGCTGGGCGAGAAAATCGAGCTGTCCGGCCCCTCGGACGCCCGCGCCCGCGGCATCGCCATGGTGTTTCAACATTTCTCGCTGTTCGACAATCTGACTGTCGCCGAGAACGTTGCGCTCGGCCTCGACGGCAAGGAAACCTTCGCCGCCATGTCGGCGCGCCTGGCGCAGGTGTCGCGCGACTACGGCCTGCCGCTCGACCCCAGGCGCGAAGTGTGGCGGCTGTCGGTCGGCGAGCGCCAGCGCATCGAGATCGTGCGCGCGCTGATGCAGAACCCGAAGCTGCTGATCCTCGACGAGCCGACCGCGGTGCTGACGCCGCAGGAGGCCGACCTGCTGTTCACCGTGCTCGATCGCCTCAAGGGCGAAGGCCGCGCGCTGCTCTACATCTCGCACAAGCTAGACGAGGTGAAGCGCCTCTGCGACACCGCCACCATCCTGCGCGGCGGCAAGAAGATCGCGACCTGCAATCCGCGCAGCGAAACCGCCGCATCGATGGCGCGCATGATGGTCGGCGCCGAGATCGGCGAGGTGAAGGCGACCACCGCGCGCGCTGTGACGATCCCTCGCCTCCTGATCCGCGATTTGTCGATGGCGCCGGACGATCCGCACGGCACGTATTTGCGCAACATATCGCTCGAAGTATTCGGCGGCGAAATCCTCGGCATCGCCGGCGTCGCCGGCAACGGCCAGGACGAGTTTTTCTCCGCGCTGTCGGGCGAACGGCTGGCGCCCTATGAAGACAATGTCATCATCGACGGCGAGGCCGCCGGCAACCTGTCGGTCACGCAGCGCCGCAAGCTTGGGGCCGCCTTCGTGCCGGAAGAGCGTCTCGGCCACGGCACCGCGCCGCGCATGAAGCTGTCGGAAAACGCGCTGCTGACCGGCCATGCCGCCAGCCACATGGTCAATCACGGTTTCATCGACAGGCCGGCGACTCTGAAAGCGGTCGATACCACGACCAAGACCTTTGACGTGCGCAAGGCCAAGCGCGATCCGGAAGCGGCGAGCCTGTCCGGCGGCAATTTGCAGAAATTCATCGTCGGCCGCGAAATCCTGCGCGAGCCCGGCGTGCTGGTGGTGAGCCAGCCGACCTGGGGCGTCGATGCCGGCGCGGCGGCCGTGATCCGCCAGGCGCTCGTCGATCTGTCGGGCCGCGGCAGCGCCGTGCTGGTGATCAGCCAGGACCTCGACGAACTCGCCGAAATATCGGACCGCATTGCGGTGATGTTTCACGGCACGCTGTCCGAGCCGGTCGTCGCCGCCAACGCGACACGCGAGAAGCTCGGCCTGCTGATGGGCGGCGCAGCGCCGGAAACCGCGACGGTCGAGGAGGTTTCTCATGCAGCTGGTGCTTGA